Proteins encoded together in one Carya illinoinensis cultivar Pawnee chromosome 3, C.illinoinensisPawnee_v1, whole genome shotgun sequence window:
- the LOC122304328 gene encoding uncharacterized protein LOC122304328 isoform X1 gives MSSCSSMASLLSPRPTASLMNKVNRVSSITSTITQPKAHLTFMKNERLHGLSLMTNAKMAVEGEVLGKESVSVDGKDYGVVSVHHVGILCENLERSLEFYQNVLGLEINEARPEDKLPYRGAWLWVGSEMIHLMELPNPDPLTGRPQHGGRDRHTCIAIRDVSKLKTILDKAGIPYTLSRSGRPAIFTRDPDANALEFTQVDV, from the exons ATGAGTTCCTGCTCTTCCATGGCTTCCCTTCTCAGTCCACGTCCCACGGCATCTCTCATGAACAAG GTGAATCGTGTGAGTTCCATTACCTCTACAATCACACAACCCAAAGCTCATCtgacttttatgaaaaatgaaagattgCACGGGCTTAGTTTAATGACAAATGCTAAGATGGCTGTTGAAGGGGAAGTGCTGGGGAAAGAATCAGTCAGTGTCGATGGCAAAG ATTATGGAGTTGTTAGTGTCCACCATGTTGGAATTCTGTGTGAAAACCTTGAGAGGTCACTCGAGTTCTATCAGAATGTTCTAG GTCTTGAAATAAATGAGGCAAGGCCAGAGGATAAGCTCCCTTATAGAGGTGCTTGGTTGTGGGTGGGTTCTGAGATGATTCATTTGATGGAGCTTCCCAATCCAGACCCCTTAACTGGACGGCCTCAACATGGTGGCCGGGATCGTCATACTTGTATTGCTATTAGGGATGTGTCTAAGCTAAAAACAATCCTTGATAAAGCTG GTATTCCCTACACGCTGAGCCGCTCCGGGAGGCCAGCAATTTTTACACGAGATCCGGATGCAAATGCTCTAGAATTTACTCAAGTGGATGTCTGA
- the LOC122304328 gene encoding uncharacterized protein LOC122304328 isoform X2 yields MVNRVSSITSTITQPKAHLTFMKNERLHGLSLMTNAKMAVEGEVLGKESVSVDGKDYGVVSVHHVGILCENLERSLEFYQNVLGLEINEARPEDKLPYRGAWLWVGSEMIHLMELPNPDPLTGRPQHGGRDRHTCIAIRDVSKLKTILDKAGIPYTLSRSGRPAIFTRDPDANALEFTQVDV; encoded by the exons ATG GTGAATCGTGTGAGTTCCATTACCTCTACAATCACACAACCCAAAGCTCATCtgacttttatgaaaaatgaaagattgCACGGGCTTAGTTTAATGACAAATGCTAAGATGGCTGTTGAAGGGGAAGTGCTGGGGAAAGAATCAGTCAGTGTCGATGGCAAAG ATTATGGAGTTGTTAGTGTCCACCATGTTGGAATTCTGTGTGAAAACCTTGAGAGGTCACTCGAGTTCTATCAGAATGTTCTAG GTCTTGAAATAAATGAGGCAAGGCCAGAGGATAAGCTCCCTTATAGAGGTGCTTGGTTGTGGGTGGGTTCTGAGATGATTCATTTGATGGAGCTTCCCAATCCAGACCCCTTAACTGGACGGCCTCAACATGGTGGCCGGGATCGTCATACTTGTATTGCTATTAGGGATGTGTCTAAGCTAAAAACAATCCTTGATAAAGCTG GTATTCCCTACACGCTGAGCCGCTCCGGGAGGCCAGCAATTTTTACACGAGATCCGGATGCAAATGCTCTAGAATTTACTCAAGTGGATGTCTGA
- the LOC122304327 gene encoding U-box domain-containing protein 34-like isoform X3, with amino-acid sequence MTSVAVAVNGGPGGGGGRGSRRAVRWAVKNLMPKADRFVLVHVMPKITAIPTPSGEHIPVEELAENVVEMYMEDVKLKFEEIFVPFQELCKTRKVETLLLEDNDPATALLRYISESRIQSLVLGSCSLNFVMRKLKGPGVPTAVLRGVSGSCDIYIVSRCNILTKPAGSSSAGEPKVQKSFGASSISQLSYLNSQTSTNMDSSANVNSSENASLDQEGNHRNVGGDIETIKRCNSFFSTISGQSDMQAEVEQLRLEIQNTVALYERACEELVHAQINVELLSSECLEEARRVNAGLEREEALRKIAAEDKAKYLEAIKEVQEAKKVLAKEANERKIAELNALKASLGKQTIVDALFSGDLRYRRYTRDEIEAATEFFSESNVIGEGGYGKVYKCSLDHTPVAVKVLSHDATGKKEEFLKEVEVLSQLRHPNVVLLLGACPESGCLVYEYLENGSLEEYIFHRNGKAPLPWFVRFQIVFEVACGLAFLHNSKPDPIVHRDLKPGNILLDRNNVSKIGDVGLAKLIYDVVPDDVTEYRESILAGTLCYMDPEYLRTGTIRPKSDLYAFAVITFQLLTGRQPNGLPLIIENAITNDSLPDILDKSVRDWPLAETEELTRIALRCSKLRCRDRPDLDTEVLPVLKRVSEVAKASLRIERENIYAPKHYFCPILQEIMDDPHIAADGFTYEHEAIKAWLKKHNVSPVTRHRLQHFTLTPNHTLRSAIQEWRSRVTFTHA; translated from the exons ATGACGTCAGTGGCAGTTGCAGTGAACGGTGGCCCTGGCGGAGGAGGAGGCAGGGGAAGCAGACGAGCTGTTCGGTGGGCGGTTAAGAATCTCATGCCCAAAGCAGATCGCTTCGTCTTAGTCCATGTTATGCCCAAAATAACTGCAATCCCGACTCCGT CAGGAGAGCATATTCCTGTGGAAGAACTGGCTGAAAATGTGGTGGAGATGTACATGGAGGATGTGAAACTAAAGTTTGAAGAAATCTTTGTCCCATTTCAGGAACTATGCAAGACAAGAAAG GTGGAAACTTTGCTTCTGGAGGATAATGATCCTGCAACTGCACTTCTTAGATATATATCTGAGTCAAGAATTCAGAGTTTAGTATTGGGCTCTTGCTCCTTAAATTTTGTTATGAG GAAGCTAAAGGGACCAGGAGTACCGACAGCTGTTCTGAGAGGTGTTTCTGGCAGTTGCGATATTTATATTGTATCTAGATGCAATATACTTACAAAACCAGCTGGTTCCTCATCCGCTGGTG AACCCAAGGTTCAAAAAAGCTTTGGAGCATCATCAATATCACAGCTTAGTTACCTGAATTCTCAAACATCAACAAATATGGATTCTTCTGCAAATGTGAATTCTTCTGAAAATGCCAGTTTAGATCAGGAAGGGAATCACCGCAACGTTGGAGGCGACATTGAAACTATCAAGCGCTGCAATTCCTTCTTCTCTACAATATCTGGGCAg TCGGATATGCAAGCTGAAGTAGAACAACTGAGACTAGAAATTCAGAATACTGTTGCCTTGTATGAACGAGCCTGTGAAGAGCTGGTTCATGCTCAAATCAAT GTCGAGTTACTTTCTTCTGAATGCCTTGAAGAGGCTAGAAGAGTGAATGCTGGTCTAGAAAGAGAAGAAGCTCTTAGAAAAATTGCTGCTGAAGATAAAGCCAAGTATTTGGAAGCTATAAAGGAGGTTCAGGAGGCAAAAAAGGTGCTTGCTAAAGAGGCTAATGAAAGGAAGATAGCTGAACTGAATGCCCTCAAGGCTTCCTTAGGGAAACAGACAATTGTTGATGCACTATTCTCTGGCGACTTGAGGTACAGAAGGTATACTAGGGATGAAATAGAGGCAGCAACAGAATTCTTCTCTGAGAGTAACGTGATTGGTGAAGGTGGGTATGGGAAAGTTTACAAGTGCAGTCTTGATCACACTCCAGTAGCTGTAAAGGTTCTAAGTCATGATGCAACTGGCAAGAAAGAGGAGTTTCTCAAAGAG GTTGAAGTTCTAAGCCAGCTGCGCCATCCCAACGTGGTTTTGTTGCTTGGAGCCTGTCCTGAGAGTGGTTGCCTGGTCTATGAATACTTGGAAAATGGAAGCTTGGAGGAATATATTTTCCATCGAAATGGGAAAGCACCACTTCCTTGGTTCGTTCGGTTCCAGATAGTTTTTGAAGTAGCTTGTGGACTTGCATTCTTACATAATTCAAAGCCAGATCCAATTGTCCATCGAGATCTCAAACCGGGTAATATCTTGTTAGACCGAAATAATGTGAGCAAAATTGGAGATGTTGGGCTTGCTAAACTTATTTATGATGTCGTGCCTGACGATGTCACGGAGTACAGAGAATCAATCCTTGCTGGCACACTTTGCTACATGGACCCAGAATATCTTAGAACTGGCACCATCCGACCCAAGTCAGATTTATATGCTTTTGCGGTCATAACCTTCCAGCTGTTAACAGGCCGGCAACCAAATGGCCTGCCGTTGATTATTGAAAATGCCATTACAAACGACTCCCTTCCTGACATCCTAGATAAGTCAGTCAGAGATTGGCCATTGGCTGAAACAGAGGAATTAACTCGAATTGCACTGAGGTGTTCCAAACTCAGATGCAGGGATAGACCAGATCTTGACACCGAAGTTCTGCCGGTCCTCAAAAGAGTTAGTGAAGTTGCAAAAGCTAGTTTGAGAATAGAAAGAGAGAATATTTATGCACCAAAGCACTACTTCTGCCCAATCCTACAG GAAATCATGGATGACCCACACATTGCTGCTGATGGTTTTACTTATGAGCACGAAGCAATTAAGGCATGGCTCAAGAAACATAATGTATCCCCTGTGACAAGACACAGACTCCAGCATTTTACTTTAACTCCAAACCACACGCTACGTTCTGCCATCCAGGAGTGGAGATCACGTGTGACATTTACACATGCCTAG
- the LOC122304327 gene encoding U-box domain-containing protein 34-like isoform X1, with protein MTSVAVAVNGGPGGGGGRGSRRAVRWAVKNLMPKADRFVLVHVMPKITAIPTPSGEHIPVEELAENVVEMYMEDVKLKFEEIFVPFQELCKTRKVETLLLEDNDPATALLRYISESRIQSLVLGSCSLNFVMRKLKGPGVPTAVLRGVSGSCDIYIVSRCNILTKPAGSSSAGETNSKHVMYTERDYGEVSSDNTEQISGLHSPHVEPKVQKSFGASSISQLSYLNSQTSTNMDSSANVNSSENASLDQEGNHRNVGGDIETIKRCNSFFSTISGQVRLILKKLLKLSLCFFFLACKYDPNTSVQSDMQAEVEQLRLEIQNTVALYERACEELVHAQINVELLSSECLEEARRVNAGLEREEALRKIAAEDKAKYLEAIKEVQEAKKVLAKEANERKIAELNALKASLGKQTIVDALFSGDLRYRRYTRDEIEAATEFFSESNVIGEGGYGKVYKCSLDHTPVAVKVLSHDATGKKEEFLKEVEVLSQLRHPNVVLLLGACPESGCLVYEYLENGSLEEYIFHRNGKAPLPWFVRFQIVFEVACGLAFLHNSKPDPIVHRDLKPGNILLDRNNVSKIGDVGLAKLIYDVVPDDVTEYRESILAGTLCYMDPEYLRTGTIRPKSDLYAFAVITFQLLTGRQPNGLPLIIENAITNDSLPDILDKSVRDWPLAETEELTRIALRCSKLRCRDRPDLDTEVLPVLKRVSEVAKASLRIERENIYAPKHYFCPILQEIMDDPHIAADGFTYEHEAIKAWLKKHNVSPVTRHRLQHFTLTPNHTLRSAIQEWRSRVTFTHA; from the exons ATGACGTCAGTGGCAGTTGCAGTGAACGGTGGCCCTGGCGGAGGAGGAGGCAGGGGAAGCAGACGAGCTGTTCGGTGGGCGGTTAAGAATCTCATGCCCAAAGCAGATCGCTTCGTCTTAGTCCATGTTATGCCCAAAATAACTGCAATCCCGACTCCGT CAGGAGAGCATATTCCTGTGGAAGAACTGGCTGAAAATGTGGTGGAGATGTACATGGAGGATGTGAAACTAAAGTTTGAAGAAATCTTTGTCCCATTTCAGGAACTATGCAAGACAAGAAAG GTGGAAACTTTGCTTCTGGAGGATAATGATCCTGCAACTGCACTTCTTAGATATATATCTGAGTCAAGAATTCAGAGTTTAGTATTGGGCTCTTGCTCCTTAAATTTTGTTATGAG GAAGCTAAAGGGACCAGGAGTACCGACAGCTGTTCTGAGAGGTGTTTCTGGCAGTTGCGATATTTATATTGTATCTAGATGCAATATACTTACAAAACCAGCTGGTTCCTCATCCGCTGGTG AGACCAATTCTAAGCATGTGATGTATACTGAAAGAGATTATGGGGAAGTTTCCAGCGACAATACTGAACAAATATCTGGGCTTCATTCTCCCCATGTAGAACCCAAGGTTCAAAAAAGCTTTGGAGCATCATCAATATCACAGCTTAGTTACCTGAATTCTCAAACATCAACAAATATGGATTCTTCTGCAAATGTGAATTCTTCTGAAAATGCCAGTTTAGATCAGGAAGGGAATCACCGCAACGTTGGAGGCGACATTGAAACTATCAAGCGCTGCAATTCCTTCTTCTCTACAATATCTGGGCAggtaagattaattttaaagaaaCTTTTAAAGctatctctctgttttttttttttggcatgcaaGTATGATCCGAATACTTCTGTGCAGTCGGATATGCAAGCTGAAGTAGAACAACTGAGACTAGAAATTCAGAATACTGTTGCCTTGTATGAACGAGCCTGTGAAGAGCTGGTTCATGCTCAAATCAAT GTCGAGTTACTTTCTTCTGAATGCCTTGAAGAGGCTAGAAGAGTGAATGCTGGTCTAGAAAGAGAAGAAGCTCTTAGAAAAATTGCTGCTGAAGATAAAGCCAAGTATTTGGAAGCTATAAAGGAGGTTCAGGAGGCAAAAAAGGTGCTTGCTAAAGAGGCTAATGAAAGGAAGATAGCTGAACTGAATGCCCTCAAGGCTTCCTTAGGGAAACAGACAATTGTTGATGCACTATTCTCTGGCGACTTGAGGTACAGAAGGTATACTAGGGATGAAATAGAGGCAGCAACAGAATTCTTCTCTGAGAGTAACGTGATTGGTGAAGGTGGGTATGGGAAAGTTTACAAGTGCAGTCTTGATCACACTCCAGTAGCTGTAAAGGTTCTAAGTCATGATGCAACTGGCAAGAAAGAGGAGTTTCTCAAAGAG GTTGAAGTTCTAAGCCAGCTGCGCCATCCCAACGTGGTTTTGTTGCTTGGAGCCTGTCCTGAGAGTGGTTGCCTGGTCTATGAATACTTGGAAAATGGAAGCTTGGAGGAATATATTTTCCATCGAAATGGGAAAGCACCACTTCCTTGGTTCGTTCGGTTCCAGATAGTTTTTGAAGTAGCTTGTGGACTTGCATTCTTACATAATTCAAAGCCAGATCCAATTGTCCATCGAGATCTCAAACCGGGTAATATCTTGTTAGACCGAAATAATGTGAGCAAAATTGGAGATGTTGGGCTTGCTAAACTTATTTATGATGTCGTGCCTGACGATGTCACGGAGTACAGAGAATCAATCCTTGCTGGCACACTTTGCTACATGGACCCAGAATATCTTAGAACTGGCACCATCCGACCCAAGTCAGATTTATATGCTTTTGCGGTCATAACCTTCCAGCTGTTAACAGGCCGGCAACCAAATGGCCTGCCGTTGATTATTGAAAATGCCATTACAAACGACTCCCTTCCTGACATCCTAGATAAGTCAGTCAGAGATTGGCCATTGGCTGAAACAGAGGAATTAACTCGAATTGCACTGAGGTGTTCCAAACTCAGATGCAGGGATAGACCAGATCTTGACACCGAAGTTCTGCCGGTCCTCAAAAGAGTTAGTGAAGTTGCAAAAGCTAGTTTGAGAATAGAAAGAGAGAATATTTATGCACCAAAGCACTACTTCTGCCCAATCCTACAG GAAATCATGGATGACCCACACATTGCTGCTGATGGTTTTACTTATGAGCACGAAGCAATTAAGGCATGGCTCAAGAAACATAATGTATCCCCTGTGACAAGACACAGACTCCAGCATTTTACTTTAACTCCAAACCACACGCTACGTTCTGCCATCCAGGAGTGGAGATCACGTGTGACATTTACACATGCCTAG
- the LOC122304327 gene encoding U-box domain-containing protein 34-like isoform X2: MTSVAVAVNGGPGGGGGRGSRRAVRWAVKNLMPKADRFVLVHVMPKITAIPTPSGEHIPVEELAENVVEMYMEDVKLKFEEIFVPFQELCKTRKVETLLLEDNDPATALLRYISESRIQSLVLGSCSLNFVMRKLKGPGVPTAVLRGVSGSCDIYIVSRCNILTKPAGSSSAGETNSKHVMYTERDYGEVSSDNTEQISGLHSPHVEPKVQKSFGASSISQLSYLNSQTSTNMDSSANVNSSENASLDQEGNHRNVGGDIETIKRCNSFFSTISGQSDMQAEVEQLRLEIQNTVALYERACEELVHAQINVELLSSECLEEARRVNAGLEREEALRKIAAEDKAKYLEAIKEVQEAKKVLAKEANERKIAELNALKASLGKQTIVDALFSGDLRYRRYTRDEIEAATEFFSESNVIGEGGYGKVYKCSLDHTPVAVKVLSHDATGKKEEFLKEVEVLSQLRHPNVVLLLGACPESGCLVYEYLENGSLEEYIFHRNGKAPLPWFVRFQIVFEVACGLAFLHNSKPDPIVHRDLKPGNILLDRNNVSKIGDVGLAKLIYDVVPDDVTEYRESILAGTLCYMDPEYLRTGTIRPKSDLYAFAVITFQLLTGRQPNGLPLIIENAITNDSLPDILDKSVRDWPLAETEELTRIALRCSKLRCRDRPDLDTEVLPVLKRVSEVAKASLRIERENIYAPKHYFCPILQEIMDDPHIAADGFTYEHEAIKAWLKKHNVSPVTRHRLQHFTLTPNHTLRSAIQEWRSRVTFTHA, translated from the exons ATGACGTCAGTGGCAGTTGCAGTGAACGGTGGCCCTGGCGGAGGAGGAGGCAGGGGAAGCAGACGAGCTGTTCGGTGGGCGGTTAAGAATCTCATGCCCAAAGCAGATCGCTTCGTCTTAGTCCATGTTATGCCCAAAATAACTGCAATCCCGACTCCGT CAGGAGAGCATATTCCTGTGGAAGAACTGGCTGAAAATGTGGTGGAGATGTACATGGAGGATGTGAAACTAAAGTTTGAAGAAATCTTTGTCCCATTTCAGGAACTATGCAAGACAAGAAAG GTGGAAACTTTGCTTCTGGAGGATAATGATCCTGCAACTGCACTTCTTAGATATATATCTGAGTCAAGAATTCAGAGTTTAGTATTGGGCTCTTGCTCCTTAAATTTTGTTATGAG GAAGCTAAAGGGACCAGGAGTACCGACAGCTGTTCTGAGAGGTGTTTCTGGCAGTTGCGATATTTATATTGTATCTAGATGCAATATACTTACAAAACCAGCTGGTTCCTCATCCGCTGGTG AGACCAATTCTAAGCATGTGATGTATACTGAAAGAGATTATGGGGAAGTTTCCAGCGACAATACTGAACAAATATCTGGGCTTCATTCTCCCCATGTAGAACCCAAGGTTCAAAAAAGCTTTGGAGCATCATCAATATCACAGCTTAGTTACCTGAATTCTCAAACATCAACAAATATGGATTCTTCTGCAAATGTGAATTCTTCTGAAAATGCCAGTTTAGATCAGGAAGGGAATCACCGCAACGTTGGAGGCGACATTGAAACTATCAAGCGCTGCAATTCCTTCTTCTCTACAATATCTGGGCAg TCGGATATGCAAGCTGAAGTAGAACAACTGAGACTAGAAATTCAGAATACTGTTGCCTTGTATGAACGAGCCTGTGAAGAGCTGGTTCATGCTCAAATCAAT GTCGAGTTACTTTCTTCTGAATGCCTTGAAGAGGCTAGAAGAGTGAATGCTGGTCTAGAAAGAGAAGAAGCTCTTAGAAAAATTGCTGCTGAAGATAAAGCCAAGTATTTGGAAGCTATAAAGGAGGTTCAGGAGGCAAAAAAGGTGCTTGCTAAAGAGGCTAATGAAAGGAAGATAGCTGAACTGAATGCCCTCAAGGCTTCCTTAGGGAAACAGACAATTGTTGATGCACTATTCTCTGGCGACTTGAGGTACAGAAGGTATACTAGGGATGAAATAGAGGCAGCAACAGAATTCTTCTCTGAGAGTAACGTGATTGGTGAAGGTGGGTATGGGAAAGTTTACAAGTGCAGTCTTGATCACACTCCAGTAGCTGTAAAGGTTCTAAGTCATGATGCAACTGGCAAGAAAGAGGAGTTTCTCAAAGAG GTTGAAGTTCTAAGCCAGCTGCGCCATCCCAACGTGGTTTTGTTGCTTGGAGCCTGTCCTGAGAGTGGTTGCCTGGTCTATGAATACTTGGAAAATGGAAGCTTGGAGGAATATATTTTCCATCGAAATGGGAAAGCACCACTTCCTTGGTTCGTTCGGTTCCAGATAGTTTTTGAAGTAGCTTGTGGACTTGCATTCTTACATAATTCAAAGCCAGATCCAATTGTCCATCGAGATCTCAAACCGGGTAATATCTTGTTAGACCGAAATAATGTGAGCAAAATTGGAGATGTTGGGCTTGCTAAACTTATTTATGATGTCGTGCCTGACGATGTCACGGAGTACAGAGAATCAATCCTTGCTGGCACACTTTGCTACATGGACCCAGAATATCTTAGAACTGGCACCATCCGACCCAAGTCAGATTTATATGCTTTTGCGGTCATAACCTTCCAGCTGTTAACAGGCCGGCAACCAAATGGCCTGCCGTTGATTATTGAAAATGCCATTACAAACGACTCCCTTCCTGACATCCTAGATAAGTCAGTCAGAGATTGGCCATTGGCTGAAACAGAGGAATTAACTCGAATTGCACTGAGGTGTTCCAAACTCAGATGCAGGGATAGACCAGATCTTGACACCGAAGTTCTGCCGGTCCTCAAAAGAGTTAGTGAAGTTGCAAAAGCTAGTTTGAGAATAGAAAGAGAGAATATTTATGCACCAAAGCACTACTTCTGCCCAATCCTACAG GAAATCATGGATGACCCACACATTGCTGCTGATGGTTTTACTTATGAGCACGAAGCAATTAAGGCATGGCTCAAGAAACATAATGTATCCCCTGTGACAAGACACAGACTCCAGCATTTTACTTTAACTCCAAACCACACGCTACGTTCTGCCATCCAGGAGTGGAGATCACGTGTGACATTTACACATGCCTAG
- the LOC122304327 gene encoding U-box domain-containing protein 34-like isoform X4 → MYMEDVKLKFEEIFVPFQELCKTRKVETLLLEDNDPATALLRYISESRIQSLVLGSCSLNFVMRKLKGPGVPTAVLRGVSGSCDIYIVSRCNILTKPAGSSSAGETNSKHVMYTERDYGEVSSDNTEQISGLHSPHVEPKVQKSFGASSISQLSYLNSQTSTNMDSSANVNSSENASLDQEGNHRNVGGDIETIKRCNSFFSTISGQSDMQAEVEQLRLEIQNTVALYERACEELVHAQINVELLSSECLEEARRVNAGLEREEALRKIAAEDKAKYLEAIKEVQEAKKVLAKEANERKIAELNALKASLGKQTIVDALFSGDLRYRRYTRDEIEAATEFFSESNVIGEGGYGKVYKCSLDHTPVAVKVLSHDATGKKEEFLKEVEVLSQLRHPNVVLLLGACPESGCLVYEYLENGSLEEYIFHRNGKAPLPWFVRFQIVFEVACGLAFLHNSKPDPIVHRDLKPGNILLDRNNVSKIGDVGLAKLIYDVVPDDVTEYRESILAGTLCYMDPEYLRTGTIRPKSDLYAFAVITFQLLTGRQPNGLPLIIENAITNDSLPDILDKSVRDWPLAETEELTRIALRCSKLRCRDRPDLDTEVLPVLKRVSEVAKASLRIERENIYAPKHYFCPILQEIMDDPHIAADGFTYEHEAIKAWLKKHNVSPVTRHRLQHFTLTPNHTLRSAIQEWRSRVTFTHA, encoded by the exons ATGTACATGGAGGATGTGAAACTAAAGTTTGAAGAAATCTTTGTCCCATTTCAGGAACTATGCAAGACAAGAAAG GTGGAAACTTTGCTTCTGGAGGATAATGATCCTGCAACTGCACTTCTTAGATATATATCTGAGTCAAGAATTCAGAGTTTAGTATTGGGCTCTTGCTCCTTAAATTTTGTTATGAG GAAGCTAAAGGGACCAGGAGTACCGACAGCTGTTCTGAGAGGTGTTTCTGGCAGTTGCGATATTTATATTGTATCTAGATGCAATATACTTACAAAACCAGCTGGTTCCTCATCCGCTGGTG AGACCAATTCTAAGCATGTGATGTATACTGAAAGAGATTATGGGGAAGTTTCCAGCGACAATACTGAACAAATATCTGGGCTTCATTCTCCCCATGTAGAACCCAAGGTTCAAAAAAGCTTTGGAGCATCATCAATATCACAGCTTAGTTACCTGAATTCTCAAACATCAACAAATATGGATTCTTCTGCAAATGTGAATTCTTCTGAAAATGCCAGTTTAGATCAGGAAGGGAATCACCGCAACGTTGGAGGCGACATTGAAACTATCAAGCGCTGCAATTCCTTCTTCTCTACAATATCTGGGCAg TCGGATATGCAAGCTGAAGTAGAACAACTGAGACTAGAAATTCAGAATACTGTTGCCTTGTATGAACGAGCCTGTGAAGAGCTGGTTCATGCTCAAATCAAT GTCGAGTTACTTTCTTCTGAATGCCTTGAAGAGGCTAGAAGAGTGAATGCTGGTCTAGAAAGAGAAGAAGCTCTTAGAAAAATTGCTGCTGAAGATAAAGCCAAGTATTTGGAAGCTATAAAGGAGGTTCAGGAGGCAAAAAAGGTGCTTGCTAAAGAGGCTAATGAAAGGAAGATAGCTGAACTGAATGCCCTCAAGGCTTCCTTAGGGAAACAGACAATTGTTGATGCACTATTCTCTGGCGACTTGAGGTACAGAAGGTATACTAGGGATGAAATAGAGGCAGCAACAGAATTCTTCTCTGAGAGTAACGTGATTGGTGAAGGTGGGTATGGGAAAGTTTACAAGTGCAGTCTTGATCACACTCCAGTAGCTGTAAAGGTTCTAAGTCATGATGCAACTGGCAAGAAAGAGGAGTTTCTCAAAGAG GTTGAAGTTCTAAGCCAGCTGCGCCATCCCAACGTGGTTTTGTTGCTTGGAGCCTGTCCTGAGAGTGGTTGCCTGGTCTATGAATACTTGGAAAATGGAAGCTTGGAGGAATATATTTTCCATCGAAATGGGAAAGCACCACTTCCTTGGTTCGTTCGGTTCCAGATAGTTTTTGAAGTAGCTTGTGGACTTGCATTCTTACATAATTCAAAGCCAGATCCAATTGTCCATCGAGATCTCAAACCGGGTAATATCTTGTTAGACCGAAATAATGTGAGCAAAATTGGAGATGTTGGGCTTGCTAAACTTATTTATGATGTCGTGCCTGACGATGTCACGGAGTACAGAGAATCAATCCTTGCTGGCACACTTTGCTACATGGACCCAGAATATCTTAGAACTGGCACCATCCGACCCAAGTCAGATTTATATGCTTTTGCGGTCATAACCTTCCAGCTGTTAACAGGCCGGCAACCAAATGGCCTGCCGTTGATTATTGAAAATGCCATTACAAACGACTCCCTTCCTGACATCCTAGATAAGTCAGTCAGAGATTGGCCATTGGCTGAAACAGAGGAATTAACTCGAATTGCACTGAGGTGTTCCAAACTCAGATGCAGGGATAGACCAGATCTTGACACCGAAGTTCTGCCGGTCCTCAAAAGAGTTAGTGAAGTTGCAAAAGCTAGTTTGAGAATAGAAAGAGAGAATATTTATGCACCAAAGCACTACTTCTGCCCAATCCTACAG GAAATCATGGATGACCCACACATTGCTGCTGATGGTTTTACTTATGAGCACGAAGCAATTAAGGCATGGCTCAAGAAACATAATGTATCCCCTGTGACAAGACACAGACTCCAGCATTTTACTTTAACTCCAAACCACACGCTACGTTCTGCCATCCAGGAGTGGAGATCACGTGTGACATTTACACATGCCTAG